A single region of the Bacteroidota bacterium genome encodes:
- a CDS encoding TAT-variant-translocated molybdopterin oxidoreductase, translated as MAEKKYWKGLEELNQAPESAQLTQTEFGEEIPVDFFDGNGDLTKSSRRDFLKIMGFSLTAATVAAGCEMPVRKVAPYIFKPEDVIPGIATWYASTFYNGGDYCSILVKTREGRPIKIEGNRDSKVTKGGTSARVQASVLSLYDTSRLRNPMVKSGSDFSNASWDEVDKAIAGKLAANPNANIRILTSTVISPSTKKVFAAFAAKYPNTKVYSYDALSYSGMLMANMASKGKSEIPDYHFEKAKVIVSIDADFLGTWISPIEFTKGYVATRKVTKEKPEMSRHYHFESRMSLTGSNADYRVAVAPSELGIVALNLLDAITGANNSGGAKLKDEAKAARLKEAAEWLKKNRGESLVVSGCNDENVQLIVNAINDALNNYGNTITWDCSNMLRQGSDASVKTLVSELNGKQANIVMINDCNPVYDHPLGGELEKALANADMSISFSGNMNETAAACSYICPDHHFLESWNDAEPKKGLYSLAQPTIKNLFDTRQMQDTLLTWSGETMAYHDYIVQSWTTGPLAGSADPMTAFNKALQIGLYQPEGGSISAAVDSAVAALTATTETAPVADMSGAASAILAMAKKASGVEIQFYESIAIGDGRYADNPWLHELPDPVSKITWDNYLNVSPAYARENKIEHGDVLKVTVNGKSVMLPAAIQPGQANNTVSVAVGYGRTKVGKGGQDVGVNVYQLLDASGACVSYMAANVTIDNTGENVKLAQTQTHFSLNDGLGMRHIVKETTLAEYKNHANAGNEDRAEALAWKDITFYPDYFGKKNGFNWSMAIDLNSCVGCGACVISCNAENNIPIVGKNEVIRSHEMHWMRIDRYYAGDEENPEVVYQPMLCQHCENAPCENVCPVGATNHSSEGFNQMAYNRCIGTRYCANNCPYKVRRFNWFDYGSADTFGTMNDPKGTEERGMMEDLTRMVLNPDVTVRSRGVIEKCSFCVQRIQEAKLTAKKESRELKDGEFRVACQSACPADAITFGNSYDDSSAVVKEAKDERTFGILEEFHWVPSVFYKTKVRNKDKADHKNEEALDIMDLYNYK; from the coding sequence ATGGCAGAAAAAAAATACTGGAAAGGCCTCGAAGAATTAAATCAGGCGCCGGAATCAGCTCAACTCACACAAACCGAGTTTGGCGAAGAAATACCTGTAGATTTTTTTGACGGAAATGGTGACTTAACCAAGTCATCACGTCGTGATTTCTTAAAAATAATGGGCTTTAGCCTTACTGCAGCAACAGTTGCAGCCGGTTGTGAAATGCCGGTTCGTAAGGTAGCTCCATATATATTTAAGCCTGAAGATGTAATTCCCGGTATTGCAACCTGGTATGCGTCTACGTTTTATAACGGTGGTGACTACTGCAGTATTTTAGTAAAAACACGCGAAGGTCGCCCGATTAAAATTGAAGGTAACCGCGATTCAAAAGTTACTAAAGGTGGTACTTCAGCCCGCGTTCAGGCAAGTGTTTTAAGTTTATATGATACCAGCCGCCTCCGCAACCCAATGGTTAAAAGCGGAAGCGATTTTTCAAATGCATCATGGGATGAAGTTGATAAAGCAATTGCCGGCAAATTAGCTGCTAACCCAAATGCAAACATTCGCATTTTAACATCTACAGTAATAAGCCCATCTACTAAAAAAGTATTTGCTGCTTTTGCTGCTAAATATCCAAATACAAAAGTTTACAGCTATGATGCACTTTCATACAGTGGTATGTTAATGGCAAACATGGCGTCTAAAGGAAAATCTGAAATTCCTGATTATCATTTCGAAAAAGCAAAAGTGATTGTAAGTATCGATGCAGATTTTCTGGGAACATGGATTTCTCCAATTGAATTTACAAAAGGATATGTGGCTACAAGAAAGGTTACAAAAGAAAAACCTGAAATGAGCCGTCACTATCATTTTGAAAGCAGAATGTCTTTAACCGGTTCTAACGCCGATTATCGTGTTGCTGTTGCTCCTTCTGAACTAGGTATTGTTGCACTTAATTTATTAGATGCCATTACCGGTGCTAATAATTCAGGTGGCGCAAAATTAAAAGATGAAGCCAAAGCTGCACGTTTAAAAGAAGCTGCTGAATGGCTGAAGAAAAATCGTGGTGAATCACTTGTAGTAAGTGGTTGCAACGATGAAAATGTTCAATTGATTGTAAACGCAATTAACGATGCATTAAACAATTACGGTAATACAATTACCTGGGATTGTTCAAATATGTTACGTCAGGGTTCCGATGCAAGTGTTAAAACACTGGTTAGTGAATTAAATGGCAAACAGGCGAATATTGTTATGATTAACGATTGTAACCCTGTGTATGACCATCCCCTAGGCGGCGAACTTGAAAAGGCATTAGCAAATGCGGATATGAGTATTTCTTTCTCAGGAAATATGAATGAAACCGCTGCTGCATGTAGTTACATTTGCCCTGATCACCATTTCCTTGAATCATGGAATGATGCTGAACCTAAAAAAGGACTGTATTCATTAGCACAACCAACAATTAAAAATTTATTTGATACACGTCAAATGCAGGATACACTCTTAACATGGAGTGGCGAAACAATGGCGTATCATGATTATATCGTTCAAAGCTGGACAACCGGTCCATTAGCAGGAAGTGCTGACCCAATGACTGCTTTTAATAAAGCATTACAAATAGGTTTGTATCAACCTGAAGGTGGCAGCATTTCAGCAGCAGTAGATTCTGCAGTTGCAGCTTTAACAGCAACAACCGAAACGGCTCCTGTTGCTGATATGAGCGGTGCGGCTTCGGCAATTTTAGCAATGGCTAAAAAAGCTTCCGGTGTTGAGATTCAGTTTTATGAATCAATAGCAATTGGTGATGGTCGTTATGCCGACAACCCTTGGTTACATGAATTACCGGATCCGGTTTCAAAAATTACCTGGGATAATTACCTGAACGTTTCACCTGCTTATGCAAGAGAAAATAAAATTGAACACGGCGATGTTCTTAAAGTAACTGTTAACGGTAAAAGCGTAATGTTACCTGCGGCAATTCAGCCGGGTCAGGCTAATAATACTGTTTCTGTAGCTGTTGGTTATGGAAGAACAAAAGTTGGCAAAGGTGGTCAGGACGTTGGTGTTAATGTTTATCAATTATTGGATGCAAGTGGAGCATGTGTTAGCTACATGGCTGCTAATGTTACCATCGACAACACAGGTGAAAACGTTAAACTTGCTCAAACACAAACCCATTTCAGTTTAAATGACGGTTTGGGTATGCGTCATATTGTAAAAGAAACCACATTAGCTGAATATAAGAACCACGCAAATGCCGGTAACGAAGATCGTGCTGAAGCATTAGCTTGGAAAGACATTACTTTTTATCCGGATTATTTCGGTAAGAAAAATGGCTTCAACTGGAGTATGGCAATTGACCTTAACTCATGTGTTGGTTGCGGCGCCTGCGTTATTTCTTGTAATGCAGAAAACAATATTCCTATTGTAGGTAAAAATGAAGTTATTCGTTCACACGAAATGCATTGGATGCGTATCGACCGTTATTATGCGGGCGATGAAGAAAATCCTGAAGTGGTTTATCAGCCAATGTTATGTCAGCATTGCGAAAATGCACCTTGTGAAAACGTTTGTCCGGTAGGTGCTACCAACCACAGTTCTGAAGGCTTTAACCAAATGGCGTACAACCGTTGTATCGGAACACGCTATTGTGCAAATAACTGTCCTTATAAAGTGCGTCGTTTCAACTGGTTCGATTACGGTTCTGCCGATACTTTCGGAACCATGAACGATCCAAAAGGTACAGAAGAAAGAGGCATGATGGAAGATCTCACCCGTATGGTACTCAACCCTGATGTTACCGTTCGTTCAAGAGGTGTTATCGAAAAATGTTCTTTCTGTGTTCAGCGTATTCAGGAAGCTAAATTGACTGCTAAAAAAGAAAGCCGTGAGTTAAAAGACGGCGAGTTCCGTGTAGCATGTCAAAGCGCTTGTCCTGCTGATGCCATCACATTTGGTAACAGCTACGACGATAGCAGTGCAGTTGTAAAAGAAGCAAAAGATGAACGCACATTCGGAATTTTAGAAGAATTCCACTGGGTACCATCAGTATTCTATAAGACAAAAGTTAGAAATAAAGACAAGGCTGATCATAAGAATGAGGAAGCATTGGATATCATGGATTTATATAATTATAAATAA
- a CDS encoding DUF3341 domain-containing protein yields the protein MANKKIIYGLYDDEVVLIDAVKKVRAEGLKIHDCYTPFPVHGLDDAMGLRMTRLHSAGFIFGATGTTTALSFILWITTSNYPINYGGKPYLSLPAWIPITFELTVLFASVGMFLTYLYLNRLAPGVKPEIVDERTTSHLFAMTFEIDDHTSSEKKDEIRKVLTASGAVEVHEKEL from the coding sequence ATGGCAAATAAAAAAATAATATACGGTTTATATGACGATGAAGTTGTATTGATCGATGCAGTTAAAAAAGTGCGCGCAGAGGGCCTTAAAATCCACGATTGTTATACACCGTTTCCGGTTCACGGACTCGACGATGCAATGGGATTGAGAATGACTCGCCTGCACAGTGCCGGTTTTATTTTTGGTGCTACAGGTACTACAACTGCACTCTCATTTATTTTATGGATTACAACCAGTAATTACCCGATTAACTATGGTGGTAAACCATATTTATCATTACCGGCTTGGATTCCAATTACATTTGAGTTAACCGTGTTGTTTGCTTCGGTAGGTATGTTTTTAACTTATTTGTATTTAAACAGACTTGCTCCAGGTGTTAAACCGGAAATTGTAGATGAAAGAACAACAAGTCACTTATTTGCAATGACATTTGAAATAGATGACCATACTTCATCTGAGAAAAAAGATGAAATCAGAAAAGTTTTAACCGCAAGTGGCGCAGTTGAAGTTCACGAAAAAGAATTATAA
- a CDS encoding SIMPL domain-containing protein, with protein MKKMILPVLMLLLICTTVIGQSVPLTTTNAQTKPFIEVTGSAEIEIVPDEIYISITLQERYDGKTKITLEKQEEKFFAALKSLNIDLKDVSLADAQSDFSSYKWKKEDALASKNYILLVHDAAMVSKVYVKLVEIDAQDAYIAKTSHSKIEEYRKQVKINAMMATKEKAAYLLSSIGEEIGNPIVIQERENYYQPYGISQRALNSNAAYEINYNTNDIGFEKIKLRYEIFAQFEIKP; from the coding sequence ATGAAAAAGATGATTCTACCGGTGCTTATGTTATTATTGATATGCACTACTGTTATCGGACAAAGTGTTCCGCTAACCACAACCAATGCACAAACCAAACCGTTTATAGAAGTAACAGGTAGTGCCGAAATAGAAATTGTTCCTGACGAAATTTATATTTCCATCACCTTGCAGGAGCGATATGATGGTAAGACAAAAATCACCTTAGAAAAACAGGAAGAAAAGTTTTTTGCAGCATTAAAATCTTTAAATATTGATTTAAAGGATGTTAGTCTTGCCGATGCACAATCAGATTTTTCATCTTATAAATGGAAAAAGGAAGATGCACTGGCAAGTAAAAATTATATCTTATTAGTGCATGATGCGGCTATGGTATCGAAGGTGTATGTTAAGCTCGTAGAAATTGATGCACAAGATGCTTACATTGCCAAAACCAGTCACTCAAAAATTGAAGAATACCGCAAGCAGGTAAAAATAAATGCCATGATGGCCACTAAAGAAAAGGCTGCGTATTTATTAAGCAGCATTGGTGAAGAAATTGGCAATCCGATTGTTATTCAGGAAAGAGAAAATTATTATCAGCCGTATGGAATTAGCCAAAGAGCATTAAATTCAAATGCGGCGTATGAAATAAATTATAATACAAATGATATTGGCTTTGAAAAAATAAAATTGCGTTATGAAATTTTCGCGCAGTTTGAAATCAAACCATAA
- the nrfD gene encoding polysulfide reductase NrfD, whose protein sequence is MIMFVSPLREPLIQGHKTYKQISDDICAPVEAAPSKAWMIAVTLSGLLALTGFTMIGITITYGIGMWGLNKTVGWAWDITNFVWWIGIGHAGTLISAILLLFRQKWRTGVNRSAEAMTIFAVICAGLFPIIHMGRVWLAFFIFPYPNTRGPVWVNFNSPLLWDVFAISTYFTVSLVFWYTGLIPDLALVRDRTTSAFKKRMYNIFSFGWKGTAKNWQRFESISLVLAGLSTPLVLSVHTIVSFDFATSVIPGWHTTIFPPYFVAGAIFSGFAMVLTLMLVVRKVFNLQEYITLAHIESMNKVIILTGSIVGVAYITELFTAWYSGNQYEQYAFLNRSTGPYWWSYWGMMTCNVVSPQLFWIKKLRRNIVFTFFMSIFINVGMWFERFVIIVTSTHRDFIPSSWTMYYPTIVEIFIYLGTIGFFMTLFLIFAKVAPVIAVAEVKSILKTSGDQYTGPDAIHTQDEHHKH, encoded by the coding sequence ATAATTATGTTCGTATCACCTTTAAGGGAACCATTAATACAGGGTCATAAAACCTACAAACAGATATCTGATGATATTTGTGCACCGGTAGAAGCCGCGCCTAGTAAAGCATGGATGATTGCTGTAACATTGTCAGGATTGCTGGCACTCACCGGTTTTACAATGATCGGCATCACAATTACCTACGGTATAGGTATGTGGGGTTTGAACAAAACAGTTGGTTGGGCCTGGGATATTACCAACTTCGTTTGGTGGATCGGTATCGGTCACGCCGGAACCCTGATTTCGGCCATCCTCTTATTATTCCGTCAAAAATGGAGAACAGGTGTAAACCGCTCAGCAGAGGCGATGACGATTTTCGCGGTAATTTGCGCCGGTTTATTCCCTATCATTCACATGGGTCGTGTTTGGCTGGCATTCTTTATCTTCCCTTATCCAAATACACGCGGACCGGTTTGGGTGAACTTTAACTCACCGCTGTTATGGGACGTGTTTGCGATTTCGACTTACTTTACCGTTTCATTGGTATTCTGGTATACCGGTTTGATTCCGGATCTTGCATTAGTACGCGACAGAACTACATCTGCATTCAAAAAAAGAATGTATAATATATTCAGCTTCGGCTGGAAAGGAACAGCTAAAAACTGGCAACGTTTTGAATCCATTTCATTGGTGTTGGCAGGTTTATCTACCCCACTCGTATTATCAGTGCACACCATCGTATCCTTCGACTTCGCTACCTCGGTTATTCCGGGCTGGCATACCACTATCTTCCCTCCATATTTCGTTGCAGGGGCGATTTTTTCCGGATTTGCGATGGTATTAACGCTGATGTTGGTGGTTAGAAAAGTATTTAACTTACAAGAATACATCACCTTAGCGCATATTGAATCAATGAATAAGGTAATTATTCTTACCGGTTCAATTGTGGGTGTTGCTTATATCACCGAATTATTTACTGCATGGTATTCAGGAAATCAATATGAACAATATGCGTTCCTGAACAGAAGTACCGGTCCTTACTGGTGGAGTTACTGGGGTATGATGACATGTAACGTGGTTTCTCCGCAGTTATTCTGGATTAAAAAATTACGTCGCAATATTGTGTTCACTTTCTTTATGTCGATTTTCATCAACGTGGGTATGTGGTTCGAACGATTTGTAATTATCGTAACATCTACACACCGCGACTTTATACCATCCAGCTGGACCATGTATTATCCAACTATCGTTGAGATATTTATTTATCTGGGTACAATTGGATTCTTTATGACACTGTTCCTCATTTTTGCCAAAGTGGCACCGGTGATTGCAGTAGCAGAGGTAAAATCGATTTTGAAAACATCTGGCGACCAGTATACCGGACCGGATGCTATTCATACACAGGATGAACATCATAAACATTAA
- a CDS encoding TonB-dependent receptor has protein sequence MNFRHLKIAKLLFAFFCFIPNIHFAQQYTISGYVTEKGSAEKLIGATVYNSKDFKGTVSNDYGFYSLTLNTDSVIINYSYIGYLTQQVKFKLQKDTIINIALLPSTALQEVVIEGEKNDEQFQARTQMSTLEIPVDQIKSLPAFLGEVDVLKALQLLPGVNGGSEGSSGLFVRGGSPDQNLILLDGVPVYNASHLFGFFSVFNADAINKVTLVKGGFPARYGGRLSSVVDIRMKEGDMQNFHGEGSIGVIASRLTFEGPIIKDKTSFIVSARRTYIDLITRPILKAQQDDGVSGYYFYDLNAKINHKISDKDRLYISGYFGRDKAYFNYDYQYDEDTRRIEDNGLYWGNATAVARWNHMFSNKIFSNLTATFTDYQFDIFSNVTEENDSDPDTYFGFDYFSGIHDWSLKYDIDHVPNPSHYLKYGVGVTYHTFEPGATQFESENLGELTPEFEFGSESIYVTEFDAYVEDDWEINNFIKVNAGLHASGFLVNSVFYKSLQPRISMRYLVNKNLSVKASYSTMTQYIHLLSNSGIGLPTDLWVPATDSVPPQTAIQPAIGVAYTYKNKYEFSVEGYYKKMNDIIEYKDGANYFFDGLETWEDKVESGEAWAYGAEFFVQKREGQLTGWIGYTLSWSNRQFPNINLGEKFPYKYDRRHDFEIAGIYKINDHIEVSATWVFTSGQPVSLPVAKYYGPTGQTIYAYEGRNGYRMHPYHRLDANVALTKDKKYWTRTWNFGVYNAYSRLNPFFIYQAYDYETNTNNYRQVSLFPIIPSISYEFTF, from the coding sequence ATGAATTTCAGACATCTCAAAATTGCAAAACTGTTGTTTGCCTTTTTCTGTTTTATTCCAAATATTCATTTCGCTCAGCAATACACCATTAGTGGTTATGTTACTGAAAAAGGTTCTGCTGAAAAATTAATTGGCGCAACCGTTTATAACAGTAAAGATTTTAAAGGCACCGTAAGTAACGATTATGGTTTTTATAGTTTGACACTTAACACAGATAGTGTAATAATTAACTATAGTTATATTGGTTACCTTACCCAGCAAGTTAAATTTAAATTACAAAAGGATACCATTATTAATATTGCCCTGCTCCCATCAACAGCTTTACAGGAAGTGGTAATTGAAGGTGAAAAAAATGATGAACAATTTCAGGCGCGCACACAAATGAGCACACTTGAAATTCCAGTTGATCAAATTAAATCATTACCTGCTTTTTTAGGTGAAGTCGATGTTTTAAAAGCATTACAATTATTACCCGGTGTAAATGGTGGCTCAGAAGGCTCCTCCGGATTGTTTGTGCGAGGTGGCTCACCGGATCAAAATTTAATTCTACTGGATGGTGTTCCGGTTTATAATGCGAGTCACTTATTCGGATTTTTTAGCGTATTTAATGCGGATGCTATAAATAAAGTTACCTTGGTAAAAGGTGGTTTCCCGGCGCGCTATGGTGGTAGGCTTTCCAGTGTGGTTGATATCAGAATGAAAGAAGGTGATATGCAAAACTTTCACGGTGAAGGTTCCATTGGTGTAATTGCTTCGCGATTAACATTTGAAGGGCCGATTATAAAAGATAAAACTTCATTTATTGTTTCTGCAAGAAGAACATACATTGATTTAATTACACGACCAATTTTAAAAGCACAACAGGATGATGGTGTTTCAGGCTATTATTTTTATGATTTAAATGCGAAAATAAATCACAAAATATCTGATAAAGACCGTTTGTATATAAGCGGTTATTTTGGTCGCGATAAAGCTTATTTTAATTACGATTATCAATATGATGAAGATACAAGGCGTATTGAAGATAATGGTTTATATTGGGGAAATGCAACTGCGGTGGCAAGATGGAACCACATGTTTTCGAATAAAATTTTCAGCAATTTAACAGCTACATTTACGGATTATCAATTTGATATTTTCAGTAATGTAACAGAAGAAAACGATAGCGACCCTGACACCTATTTCGGGTTTGATTATTTTTCAGGTATTCATGACTGGAGTTTAAAATATGATATTGATCATGTGCCTAATCCTTCACATTATTTAAAATATGGTGTTGGTGTAACCTATCATACATTCGAGCCCGGAGCAACGCAATTTGAATCAGAAAATTTAGGTGAACTTACACCTGAGTTTGAATTTGGTTCAGAAAGTATTTATGTTACCGAATTTGATGCTTATGTAGAAGACGACTGGGAAATAAATAATTTTATTAAGGTAAATGCAGGTTTACACGCAAGTGGTTTTTTAGTAAATAGCGTGTTTTATAAATCGTTGCAGCCCCGCATCAGTATGCGTTATCTGGTAAATAAAAATTTATCGGTTAAAGCTTCTTACAGCACAATGACACAATACATTCATTTATTAAGTAATTCAGGAATCGGTTTACCAACTGATTTATGGGTGCCGGCAACCGACAGTGTTCCACCACAAACGGCAATACAACCTGCTATTGGTGTTGCGTATACTTATAAAAATAAATATGAATTCAGTGTTGAAGGTTATTACAAAAAAATGAACGACATTATCGAATATAAAGATGGTGCAAATTATTTTTTTGACGGACTGGAAACTTGGGAAGACAAAGTTGAAAGTGGTGAAGCCTGGGCTTATGGTGCAGAATTTTTTGTGCAGAAAAGAGAAGGACAATTAACCGGTTGGATTGGATATACGTTATCGTGGAGCAACCGACAATTTCCTAATATTAATTTAGGTGAAAAATTTCCCTACAAGTACGACAGGCGCCATGATTTTGAAATTGCAGGCATATATAAAATCAACGACCATATTGAAGTATCTGCAACTTGGGTATTTACATCAGGACAGCCGGTGAGTTTACCTGTTGCAAAATATTACGGACCAACAGGTCAAACAATTTATGCATATGAAGGAAGAAATGGATATCGCATGCATCCATATCATCGCCTGGATGCAAATGTTGCTTTAACCAAAGACAAAAAATACTGGACAAGAACCTGGAACTTTGGGGTATATAATGCTTATAGCCGATTAAATCCGTTTTTTATTTATCAGGCATATGATTATGAAACAAATACAAATAATTATCGCCAGGTAAGTTTATTCCCTATTATTCCAAGTATTTCCTATGAATTTACATTTTAA
- a CDS encoding c-type cytochrome, whose product MQHKKSTTITRLLTIFTLFTLLFTANAAYAGEAEGKALFQANCQKCHLVDRKMTGPALQNVRTRWADSTNLYKWIKNPAGFLATGDKYSNALAKEYGQVMQSFPSLTDANITDILAYIDAEALRKATAPPPGTPGNVEVKKDNSTLYWILIIALLFIAVILGRSVKYLDGLVRQKFDDPAPDTTPFWKKRKYRPLVGILALLFLCFLSVAMWDSATALGRQQDYAPEQPIAFSHKVHAGINKIDCKYCHVGAERGKSAVIPSLSVCMNCHYNIQGVNGLDPNYPKAVYDKEIAKIYSYIGFNKETSKYESEPKPVEWVKIHNLPDHVYFNHSQHVKVAGLECQTCHGQIQEMDVVQQMENLSMGWCVNCHRNTNVNFTTNEFYKPYEVLHEKIKNGEMTDVKASDIGATECQKCHY is encoded by the coding sequence GTGCAGCATAAGAAGTCGACGACCATCACACGCCTCCTGACCATTTTTACATTATTCACTTTGTTGTTTACTGCTAACGCAGCATACGCAGGTGAAGCGGAGGGAAAAGCACTTTTTCAAGCCAATTGTCAGAAATGTCACCTGGTTGATAGAAAAATGACCGGACCGGCATTACAAAATGTCCGAACACGCTGGGCAGACTCGACTAATCTTTACAAATGGATAAAAAACCCTGCTGGTTTTCTTGCCACAGGTGATAAATATTCAAATGCCTTAGCTAAAGAATACGGTCAGGTGATGCAGTCATTCCCATCATTAACCGATGCTAACATTACCGATATCCTTGCTTATATTGATGCTGAAGCACTTAGAAAAGCTACTGCACCTCCCCCAGGTACTCCAGGCAATGTTGAAGTTAAAAAAGACAATTCTACATTATATTGGATTTTAATCATTGCATTATTATTTATTGCAGTAATCCTTGGTCGTTCAGTTAAATATCTCGACGGTTTAGTTCGTCAGAAATTTGATGACCCGGCTCCGGATACTACACCTTTCTGGAAAAAACGCAAATACCGTCCTTTAGTTGGTATCCTTGCTTTATTATTCTTATGCTTCTTAAGCGTTGCCATGTGGGATAGTGCAACTGCACTTGGTCGTCAGCAAGATTATGCACCTGAGCAACCAATTGCCTTCTCACATAAAGTGCACGCTGGTATCAATAAAATAGATTGTAAATACTGTCACGTAGGTGCTGAACGCGGAAAATCTGCTGTTATACCTTCATTGAGTGTTTGTATGAACTGTCACTACAATATTCAGGGTGTTAATGGTTTAGATCCTAATTATCCTAAGGCAGTTTACGATAAAGAGATTGCAAAAATTTACAGTTATATCGGTTTCAATAAAGAAACATCTAAATACGAAAGTGAACCAAAACCTGTAGAATGGGTGAAAATTCACAACCTTCCTGACCACGTTTATTTTAACCACTCACAGCACGTAAAAGTTGCCGGGTTAGAATGTCAAACTTGTCACGGTCAAATTCAGGAAATGGATGTTGTTCAACAAATGGAAAATCTTTCCATGGGATGGTGCGTAAACTGTCACCGCAATACCAATGTAAACTTTACAACGAACGAGTTTTATAAACCATATGAAGTGTTGCATGAAAAAATTAAAAATGGTGAAATGACGGATGTGAAAGCGTCAGACATCGGTGCAACAGAATGTCAAAAATGTCACTATTAA
- a CDS encoding DUF4249 domain-containing protein produces the protein MKMKLSKIINNAQSQIGLGLMGITLTLMACEKTVYFDVDTKEDRLVVTGFFEPDSNIYLYIDLSEDPLAIGLESFGVENATISISKNDENLGAFLNEFNGVYSFSGAALDAQGGDEIKINVSAPGKESVTSTTIIPSAIPLFDVAITDTVLVPLSYSYIDEFGNVIYIDTIVPYFNIQLSFNDPQGEDYYALKITYRDAFSESFTCFNTSDPTFTVNNDYAFGNENENGTTTLCDEVLFTDVTFENTKKTMHVELYALNTDFITDPRFEIELKHVSKDFYLFHVSARLQENTGDNPFGEPVVVYSNIENGFGIFAGFSKSKAIIEL, from the coding sequence ATGAAAATGAAACTAAGCAAAATAATAAATAACGCACAATCGCAAATTGGTTTAGGTTTAATGGGAATCACCCTTACCTTAATGGCTTGCGAAAAAACAGTGTACTTTGATGTAGATACCAAAGAAGACCGTTTAGTGGTTACAGGTTTTTTTGAACCGGATAGTAATATTTATTTATATATAGATTTAAGTGAAGACCCGCTGGCCATTGGGTTAGAAAGTTTTGGGGTGGAAAATGCAACAATATCTATATCAAAAAATGATGAAAACCTTGGCGCATTTTTGAATGAATTTAATGGTGTTTATTCATTCAGCGGCGCCGCATTAGATGCACAGGGTGGCGATGAAATAAAAATAAATGTTTCAGCGCCCGGCAAAGAATCAGTTACATCTACCACAATAATTCCTTCAGCTATTCCTTTATTTGATGTTGCTATTACCGACACCGTTTTAGTGCCTTTATCGTATAGCTATATTGATGAATTTGGTAACGTAATTTACATCGATACGATAGTGCCTTATTTTAATATTCAGCTTTCATTTAATGACCCTCAGGGTGAAGATTATTATGCATTAAAAATCACCTACCGTGATGCATTTAGCGAAAGTTTTACTTGTTTTAACACGAGTGATCCTACCTTTACGGTAAATAATGATTATGCCTTTGGCAATGAAAATGAAAACGGCACAACTACGTTGTGTGATGAGGTATTATTTACCGATGTAACCTTCGAGAATACTAAAAAAACAATGCATGTTGAATTATATGCATTAAATACCGATTTTATAACGGACCCAAGATTTGAAATTGAGTTAAAACATGTAAGTAAAGATTTTTATTTATTTCATGTATCAGCCAGACTGCAGGAGAATACCGGCGACAATCCATTTGGTGAACCGGTTGTAGTGTATTCAAATATTGAAAACGGGTTCGGCATTTTTGCAGGATTTTCAAAGAGTAAGGCTATAATTGAACTATAA